Proteins encoded by one window of Rhodobacteraceae bacterium IMCC1335:
- the rplD gene encoding 50S ribosomal protein L4: MKLHVIKLDGAAAGSIDLDEDIFGLEPRVDILHRVVRWQRNNAQAGTHKVKTRSETSYSTKKIYRQKGTGGARHGDRNAPIFRKGGIYKGPTPRSHGHDLPKKVRQLGLKHALSAKARDGSLVILDAATSDGKTAALAKQVKNLGWKRALIIDGASVDEAFASAARNITALDILPTAGANVYDILKRDTLVITKAGVEALEARFK, translated from the coding sequence ATGAAACTGCACGTGATTAAACTGGATGGCGCCGCTGCCGGCAGCATTGATTTGGACGAAGATATTTTCGGATTGGAGCCACGCGTTGATATTTTGCACCGCGTTGTGCGTTGGCAGCGTAACAACGCGCAGGCGGGCACGCATAAGGTAAAAACGCGGTCTGAGACCAGCTATTCCACCAAGAAGATCTACCGCCAAAAAGGCACGGGTGGGGCGCGTCATGGCGATCGCAACGCTCCGATCTTTCGCAAAGGCGGGATCTATAAAGGCCCAACGCCGCGTAGTCATGGCCATGATCTGCCTAAAAAGGTGCGTCAACTCGGCTTGAAACACGCTTTATCGGCAAAGGCACGCGACGGGTCGTTGGTTATTTTGGATGCAGCCACATCCGACGGTAAAACGGCGGCTTTGGCCAAGCAGGTAAAAAACCTTGGCTGGAAACGCGCCCTCATTATCGACGGTGCAAGCGTTGATGAGGCGTTTGCCTCCGCAGCGCGCAATATCACAGCTTTGGATATTCTGCCGACTGCTGGCGCGAATGTTTATGATATTTTGAAGCGCGATACTTTGGTTATCACTAAGGCGGGCGTTGAAGCTTTGGAGGCCCGGTTCAAATGA
- the rplC gene encoding 50S ribosomal protein L3, with the protein MRSGIIAKKMGMTRLFMEDGKQIPVTVLQMDNLQVVAQRTSEANGYTAVQLGAGSIKAKNVSQAMRGHFAMAKVEPKRKVAEFRVAPENLIEVGAEITADHYAAGQYVDVSGTSIGKGFAGAMKRHNFGGLRASHGVSISHRSHGSTGQCQGPGKVFKGKKMAGHMGAARVTTQNLQVVKTDADRGLIMIKGAVPGSKGGWVTVKDAVKKPLPSDVPFPAALRSAEQPAAEAPATEGGDA; encoded by the coding sequence ATGCGCTCTGGAATTATAGCAAAAAAGATGGGTATGACTCGTCTTTTCATGGAAGACGGCAAGCAGATCCCTGTCACCGTTTTACAAATGGATAATCTGCAGGTTGTTGCACAACGCACCTCTGAAGCAAATGGCTACACAGCTGTTCAATTGGGTGCTGGATCAATCAAGGCCAAAAACGTATCGCAAGCGATGCGCGGACATTTCGCCATGGCAAAAGTTGAGCCCAAGCGAAAAGTGGCAGAGTTTCGCGTTGCACCTGAGAATTTAATCGAGGTGGGCGCGGAGATCACTGCGGATCACTATGCGGCGGGTCAATATGTCGATGTGTCTGGCACATCGATCGGTAAAGGCTTTGCCGGAGCGATGAAGCGGCATAATTTTGGCGGACTGCGTGCCTCGCATGGTGTATCGATCAGTCACCGTTCGCACGGCTCTACGGGGCAGTGTCAGGGTCCAGGCAAAGTGTTCAAAGGTAAGAAAATGGCTGGCCATATGGGGGCTGCGAGAGTGACCACTCAGAATTTGCAGGTGGTTAAAACCGACGCGGATCGTGGATTGATCATGATCAAAGGCGCTGTGCCCGGTTCTAAAGGGGGTTGGGTCACCGTTAAGGATGCCGTCAAGAAGCCTTTGCCAAGCGATGTGCCGTTTCCGGCAGCTTTGCGCAGTGCCGAGCAGCCTGCGGCTGAAGCGCCTGCCACCGAAGGAGGTGACGCATGA
- a CDS encoding 50S ribosomal protein L23, translating to MSVKPELYDVIRKPIVTEKATMASESGAVVFEVAIESNKPQIKEAVESLFGVKVKAVNTTITKGKTKRFRGSPGRRKDVKKAYVTLEDGNTIDVSTGL from the coding sequence ATGAGCGTTAAACCTGAATTATATGACGTGATCCGCAAGCCGATTGTGACCGAAAAGGCAACAATGGCGTCAGAGTCTGGCGCGGTTGTGTTTGAAGTGGCGATTGAATCAAATAAACCGCAAATCAAAGAAGCTGTTGAAAGCTTGTTTGGTGTGAAGGTGAAGGCGGTAAATACCACGATCACGAAAGGGAAGACCAAGCGGTTCCGGGGCAGCCCGGGTCGGCGCAAAGATGTCAAAAAAGCCTATGTGACGTTAGAGGATGGAAACACTATCGACGTCAGCACAGGTCTTTGA
- the rplV gene encoding 50S ribosomal protein L22, producing MGQDKNPRRVAENEAMAKLRMLRTSPQKLNLVAGMIRGQKVGKALNDLTFSKKRIAIDVRKCLQSAIANAENNHNLDVDELVIVEAYVGKNITLKRGRPRARGRFGRIIKPFSELTIKVRQVEEQA from the coding sequence ATGGGCCAAGATAAAAATCCCCGCCGCGTGGCCGAGAATGAAGCTATGGCAAAACTGCGTATGCTTCGAACTTCCCCGCAAAAGCTGAATTTGGTTGCAGGAATGATCCGCGGTCAAAAAGTTGGCAAAGCTCTGAATGATTTGACGTTCAGCAAAAAACGGATTGCGATTGATGTGCGTAAATGCCTTCAATCAGCGATAGCCAATGCTGAAAATAACCACAATTTAGATGTTGATGAATTGGTGATCGTTGAAGCCTATGTTGGTAAGAATATCACGTTGAAACGTGGTCGCCCACGGGCGCGAGGCCGGTTTGGACGGATTATCAAGCCGTTCTCAGAGCTCACCATCAAAGTGCGTCAAGTTGAGGAGCAAGCCTAA
- the tuf gene encoding elongation factor Tu, whose product MAKEKFERSKPHCNIGTIGHVDHGKTTLTAAITKQFGEFQDYDQIDAAPEEKARGITISTAHVEYETESRHYAHVDCPGHADYVKNMITGAAQMDGAILVVNAADGPMPQTREHILLGRQVGIPSMVVFLNKVDQVDDEELLELVEMEVRELLSTYDYPGDDIPIVAGSALAALEGRDANIGEEKISELMAAVDSYIPQPDRAIDQPFLMPIEDVFSISGRGTVVTGRVERGVINVGDEIEIVGIRDTGKTTCTGVEMFRKLLDRGEAGDNIGALLRGVDREGVERGQVLCKPGSVKPHTKFEAEAYILTKEEGGRHTPFFANYRPQFYFRTTDVTGTVNLPEGTEMVMPGDNLKFEVELIAPIAMEDKLRFAIREGGRTVGSGVVSKIIE is encoded by the coding sequence ATGGCAAAGGAAAAGTTTGAGCGTAGTAAGCCGCATTGCAACATCGGCACGATTGGTCACGTTGACCATGGTAAGACGACATTGACGGCTGCGATTACGAAGCAATTTGGCGAATTTCAGGATTATGATCAGATTGACGCTGCGCCGGAAGAGAAAGCCCGCGGGATCACGATTTCGACGGCGCATGTTGAATATGAAACCGAAAGCCGTCATTACGCGCATGTGGATTGCCCCGGCCATGCTGATTATGTGAAAAACATGATCACGGGTGCGGCGCAGATGGATGGCGCGATTTTGGTTGTGAACGCGGCCGATGGCCCTATGCCGCAAACGCGCGAGCATATTTTGCTTGGCCGTCAGGTTGGCATTCCTTCGATGGTTGTGTTCCTGAACAAAGTTGACCAGGTGGATGACGAAGAGCTTCTTGAGCTGGTTGAGATGGAAGTGCGCGAGCTTCTCAGCACGTATGATTACCCAGGTGATGATATTCCGATCGTTGCCGGCTCTGCTTTGGCGGCGCTTGAGGGCCGCGATGCGAATATCGGTGAAGAGAAGATTTCTGAGCTGATGGCCGCTGTTGACAGCTATATCCCGCAGCCGGATCGCGCGATTGATCAGCCGTTCTTGATGCCGATCGAAGATGTGTTTTCAATCTCGGGCCGTGGTACGGTTGTGACCGGGCGGGTTGAGCGCGGTGTGATCAATGTGGGCGATGAGATTGAGATCGTTGGCATTCGTGACACGGGCAAAACCACCTGTACGGGTGTTGAAATGTTCCGCAAGCTGCTGGATCGCGGTGAGGCGGGTGACAATATCGGCGCCTTGTTGCGCGGTGTTGATCGTGAAGGCGTTGAGCGGGGTCAGGTTCTGTGTAAGCCAGGTTCTGTGAAGCCGCATACAAAGTTTGAGGCTGAAGCCTATATTCTGACCAAGGAAGAGGGTGGCCGTCATACGCCGTTTTTTGCCAATTACCGCCCCCAGTTTTATTTCCGTACGACGGATGTGACCGGAACGGTGAACCTACCCGAGGGAACAGAGATGGTGATGCCGGGCGATAACTTGAAGTTCGAAGTGGAACTGATTGCGCCAATCGCGATGGAAGATAAGCTGCGCTTTGCGATCCGCGAAGGCGGCCGCACCGTCGGCTCAGGCGTCGTGTCAAAAATTATCGAGTAA
- the rplB gene encoding 50S ribosomal protein L2, giving the protein MALKSYKPTTPGQRGLVLIDRSELWKGRPVKSLTEGLTKSGGRNNTGRITSRRRGGGAKRLYRIVDFRRNKLDVAATVERIEYDPNRTAFIALVKYTDGEQAYILAPQRLAVGDQVIAAAKADIKPGNAMPFSGMPIGTIVHNIELKAGKGGQIARAAGTYAQFVGRDGGYAQIRLSSGELRLVRQECMATVGAVSNPDNSNQNFGKAGRMRHKGVRPSVRGVVMNPIDHPHGGGEGRTSGGRHPVTPWGKPTKGKRTRNKNKASQKLIIRSRHAKKKGR; this is encoded by the coding sequence ATGGCACTAAAGTCGTATAAACCGACGACGCCGGGCCAGCGCGGGCTGGTGCTGATCGACCGTTCGGAGCTTTGGAAAGGACGTCCGGTTAAATCCCTTACTGAGGGTTTGACAAAATCGGGCGGTCGGAACAATACCGGACGTATCACCTCGCGTCGTCGTGGCGGAGGCGCAAAGCGTCTCTATCGCATCGTAGATTTTCGCCGCAACAAATTGGATGTTGCGGCAACGGTTGAGCGGATCGAATATGATCCCAACCGGACTGCTTTTATTGCATTGGTTAAATATACCGATGGTGAGCAGGCATATATCCTAGCGCCCCAGCGCCTCGCTGTGGGTGATCAGGTGATTGCCGCTGCCAAGGCAGATATTAAGCCGGGCAATGCAATGCCCTTCTCGGGTATGCCGATCGGTACCATCGTGCATAATATTGAATTGAAAGCTGGCAAAGGCGGTCAAATCGCTCGGGCGGCTGGAACATATGCGCAGTTTGTTGGCCGCGACGGTGGATATGCACAAATCCGATTAAGCTCGGGTGAGCTGCGTTTGGTGCGCCAAGAATGTATGGCCACCGTTGGCGCTGTATCAAACCCCGATAATAGCAACCAAAATTTCGGTAAAGCGGGCCGCATGCGCCATAAAGGCGTACGTCCCTCTGTTCGCGGTGTTGTTATGAACCCAATCGATCACCCGCATGGTGGTGGTGAAGGGCGTACTTCAGGGGGGCGTCATCCAGTGACACCTTGGGGTAAACCTACCAAGGGCAAACGCACACGTAATAAAAACAAAGCGTCGCAAAAGCTTATTATCCGCTCGCGCCACGCCAAGAAGAAGGGGCGTTAA
- the rpsC gene encoding 30S ribosomal protein S3, translating to MGQKINPIGMRLQVNRTWDSRWYADTKDYGNLLLEDLRMREFIKKDCAQAGVSRVIIERPHKKCRVTVHTARPGVIIGKKGADIETLRKKLEDMTASELHLNIVEVRKPELDAQLVGESIAQQLERRVSFRRAMKRAVQNAMRMGALGIRVNVAGRLGGAEIARTEWYREGRVPLHTLRADIDYANVEAATPYGIIGIKVWIFKGEIMEHDPQARDRKAQELQDGPAPRGAGGRR from the coding sequence ATGGGACAGAAAATTAATCCAATTGGTATGCGCCTGCAGGTCAACCGGACTTGGGATAGCCGCTGGTATGCGGATACCAAAGATTACGGGAACTTGTTGCTTGAAGATCTGCGCATGCGCGAATTTATCAAGAAAGACTGCGCGCAGGCTGGTGTGTCTCGTGTGATTATCGAGCGCCCTCATAAAAAATGCCGGGTTACCGTTCATACGGCGCGCCCTGGAGTGATTATCGGCAAAAAAGGCGCTGATATCGAAACGCTGCGTAAGAAGCTGGAAGATATGACGGCATCCGAGTTGCATTTGAACATCGTCGAAGTGCGCAAGCCTGAGCTTGATGCTCAATTGGTTGGCGAAAGTATTGCGCAGCAATTGGAGCGCCGGGTTTCTTTCCGCCGCGCCATGAAGCGCGCAGTGCAAAACGCTATGCGGATGGGCGCTTTGGGTATTCGTGTTAACGTCGCAGGTCGTTTGGGCGGGGCGGAAATCGCGCGGACTGAATGGTATCGCGAAGGCCGCGTGCCACTGCATACTTTGCGCGCTGATATCGATTATGCGAATGTTGAAGCCGCAACACCCTACGGGATTATTGGTATCAAAGTGTGGATTTTTAAGGGCGAGATTATGGAGCATGATCCGCAAGCCCGCGATCGCAAAGCACAAGAACTTCAAGACGGTCCAGCACCTCGTGGTGCCGGCGGTCGGCGCTAG
- the rpsJ gene encoding 30S ribosomal protein S10, giving the protein MQSQNIRIRLKAFDFRVLDASTQEIVNTAKRTGASVRGPIPLPNKIEKFTVLRGPHVNKKSRDQFEIRTHKRLLDIVDPTPQTVDALMKLDLAAGVDVQISV; this is encoded by the coding sequence ATGCAAAGCCAAAATATTCGTATCCGGTTGAAAGCGTTTGACTTTCGTGTTCTGGATGCAAGCACGCAGGAAATCGTGAACACGGCCAAGCGCACTGGCGCATCTGTTCGTGGTCCTATTCCGCTGCCGAATAAAATTGAAAAATTCACCGTTCTGCGTGGTCCTCACGTGAATAAGAAATCACGCGATCAGTTCGAAATCCGTACTCATAAACGGCTTTTGGATATCGTTGACCCAACACCTCAGACCGTCGATGCTTTGATGAAGCTCGATCTTGCTGCCGGCGTTGACGTGCAGATTTCGGTTTAA
- the rplP gene encoding 50S ribosomal protein L16 — MLQPKRTKFRKMHKGRIHGEAKGGSDLNFGTYGLKATQPERITARQIEAARRAMTRHMKRQGRVWIRIFPDTPVTSKPTEVRMGKGKGSVDFWAAKVKPGRIMFEIDGVDDSVAREALRLAAMKLPIKTRVVIREDW; from the coding sequence ATGCTGCAACCAAAACGCACAAAGTTCCGTAAAATGCATAAAGGGCGGATTCATGGTGAAGCTAAGGGCGGATCCGATCTTAACTTTGGCACCTACGGTTTGAAGGCCACTCAGCCTGAGCGCATTACTGCGCGCCAAATTGAAGCCGCGCGTCGTGCAATGACACGGCACATGAAACGACAGGGCCGCGTTTGGATTCGTATTTTTCCGGACACACCTGTGACCTCAAAGCCAACCGAAGTTCGGATGGGTAAGGGGAAAGGTTCTGTCGATTTCTGGGCTGCCAAGGTAAAGCCCGGCCGGATCATGTTTGAGATTGACGGGGTCGATGATTCTGTGGCAAGGGAAGCACTTCGGTTGGCGGCGATGAAATTGCCTATTAAGACAAGAGTTGTCATCCGCGAAGATTGGTAA
- the rpmC gene encoding 50S ribosomal protein L29 has product MDANELRNKTPDQLRDELAGLKKEAFNLRFQQATGQIENTARMRSVKRDVARVKTILNEKAANAAAEQGA; this is encoded by the coding sequence ATGGACGCCAATGAACTTCGAAATAAAACACCGGACCAGCTGCGTGATGAGCTGGCAGGTCTGAAAAAAGAGGCCTTTAACCTGCGCTTTCAGCAGGCCACAGGGCAGATTGAAAATACAGCCCGTATGCGCTCAGTTAAGCGCGATGTGGCCCGTGTGAAAACGATCTTGAACGAAAAAGCAGCCAATGCGGCCGCTGAGCAGGGAGCCTAA
- the rpsS gene encoding 30S ribosomal protein S19, which produces MSRSVWKGPFVDSYVLKKAEASRASGRNEVIKIWSRRSTILPQFVGLTFGVYNGRKHIPVMISEDMIGQKFGEYSPTRTYYGHGADKKAKRK; this is translated from the coding sequence ATGTCTCGCTCTGTTTGGAAAGGTCCTTTCGTTGATTCCTATGTGCTTAAGAAAGCCGAGGCATCTCGCGCAAGTGGACGCAACGAAGTGATCAAGATCTGGTCTCGTCGTTCAACAATTTTGCCCCAATTCGTGGGTTTGACTTTCGGTGTTTATAATGGCCGTAAGCACATCCCCGTGATGATATCTGAAGATATGATCGGTCAAAAATTTGGCGAATATTCGCCAACCCGGACCTATTACGGTCACGGTGCCGATAAAAAAGCGAAACGGAAGTAA